From one Amycolatopsis sp. FDAARGOS 1241 genomic stretch:
- a CDS encoding ABC transporter ATP-binding protein, with the protein MTAGTLEIDRISKRYGRTQALDEVTFDVRPGELFGFVGSNGAGKTTTMRIALGVQAADSGEVRFAGEPITHETRTRIGYMPEERGLYPKMKVLDQLVYLAELHGLSTNDAHRATELLLARLGLGERRKDEVQKLSLGNQQRVQLAAALVHDPDVLVLDEPFSGLDPIAVDVMSVVLREKAATGVPVVFSSHQLDLVERLCDRVGIIRAGRMVAVGTVDELTRGAGCRLVITAPDARPGWASTVPGVRVLEANDATTVLELSPSADDQAVLAAALATGPVIEFSRQRRSLTELFRDAVRQGEDA; encoded by the coding sequence GTGACCGCGGGAACGCTCGAGATCGATCGCATCTCCAAGCGCTACGGCCGCACGCAAGCGCTCGACGAGGTCACCTTCGACGTGCGCCCGGGTGAGCTGTTCGGGTTCGTGGGCAGCAACGGCGCCGGCAAGACCACCACCATGCGGATCGCGCTGGGTGTGCAGGCCGCGGACTCCGGTGAGGTGCGGTTCGCCGGCGAACCGATCACGCACGAGACCCGCACGCGCATCGGGTACATGCCCGAAGAGCGCGGCTTGTACCCGAAGATGAAGGTGCTCGACCAGCTCGTGTACCTGGCGGAGCTGCACGGCCTGAGCACCAACGACGCCCACCGCGCCACCGAGCTCCTGCTCGCGCGGCTCGGGCTCGGCGAGCGCCGCAAGGACGAGGTGCAGAAGCTCAGCCTCGGCAACCAGCAGCGCGTGCAACTGGCCGCCGCGCTCGTGCACGACCCCGACGTGCTCGTGCTCGACGAGCCGTTCTCCGGGCTCGACCCGATCGCCGTCGACGTGATGAGCGTGGTGCTGCGCGAAAAAGCGGCCACCGGCGTGCCGGTCGTGTTCTCCAGTCACCAGCTCGACCTCGTCGAGCGCCTGTGCGACCGCGTGGGAATCATCCGAGCCGGCCGCATGGTCGCCGTCGGCACGGTCGACGAGCTGACCCGCGGCGCGGGCTGCCGGCTCGTCATCACCGCGCCCGACGCCCGGCCGGGCTGGGCCTCGACGGTGCCCGGTGTGCGCGTGCTCGAGGCGAACGACGCCACGACCGTGCTGGAGCTGTCCCCCAGCGCCGACGACCAGGCTGTGCTGGCCGCCGCGCTCGCGACCGGTCCGGTCATCGAGTTCAGCCGGCAGCGCCGTTCGCTCACCGAGCTCTTCCGCGACGCCGTGCGGCAAGGAGAAGACGCGTGA
- a CDS encoding glycerol-3-phosphate dehydrogenase/oxidase, protein MSTGSLNARRRERELDRLTTGERVDVIVVGGGVTGAGIALDAAARGLSVALVEAQDLAFGTSRWSSKLVHGGLRYLAKGEFGLAHESAVERGILMTRTAPHLTRAMPQLFPLYPSTSRAQQAVIATGLRAGDALRRAARTPSSVLPGPRQIPPALASALAPGLASAGLRGALLAYDGALVDDARLVVNLARTAALLGARIIPRLEAVSLSATGVRVREGSAEYDLHARQVINATGVWAGTLTDAVQLRPSRGSHLVLAPGSASVGSTSVNVAVPGEGNRFVFFLPQLDGRVYLGLTDEPISGELPAVPDVPESDVDFLLSVASSVLERPLTRADVIGSYAGLRPLVAGGGGRSADLSRKHAVVTGSDGVLTVVGGKLTTYRRMAEDAVDAALAHSGLHAGPSRTARLPLLGAAPRSRLSLVDAPARLVAKYGTEAPRVAALGEVEPAFAAPLFAGTEITAAEVVWAVRHEGALSADDVLERRTRLSLVQADAEAARARVADLVEKALAGLS, encoded by the coding sequence ATGAGCACCGGTTCGCTCAACGCGCGGCGCCGCGAACGGGAGCTCGACCGGCTCACGACCGGCGAGCGGGTCGACGTGATCGTGGTCGGCGGCGGCGTCACCGGGGCCGGCATCGCACTCGACGCGGCGGCCCGCGGCTTGTCCGTGGCCTTGGTCGAGGCGCAGGACCTGGCCTTCGGCACGTCGCGCTGGTCGAGCAAGCTCGTGCACGGTGGCCTGCGCTACCTCGCGAAGGGCGAGTTCGGGCTCGCGCACGAGAGCGCCGTCGAGCGCGGCATCCTGATGACCCGCACCGCGCCGCACCTCACGCGCGCGATGCCGCAGCTGTTTCCTTTGTACCCCAGTACTTCCCGAGCGCAGCAGGCCGTGATCGCCACCGGCCTGCGCGCGGGCGACGCCCTGCGCCGGGCCGCGCGCACGCCGTCGTCGGTGCTGCCCGGCCCGCGGCAGATCCCACCGGCGCTCGCGTCGGCGCTGGCCCCTGGCCTGGCGTCCGCCGGCCTGCGCGGCGCGCTGCTCGCCTACGACGGCGCCCTCGTCGACGACGCGCGCCTGGTCGTGAACCTGGCCCGCACCGCCGCGCTGCTCGGCGCCCGGATCATCCCGCGCCTGGAGGCCGTGTCGCTGTCGGCCACCGGCGTGCGGGTGCGCGAAGGGTCCGCCGAGTACGACCTGCACGCGCGCCAGGTCATCAACGCCACCGGGGTGTGGGCGGGCACCCTCACCGACGCCGTGCAGCTGCGCCCGTCGCGCGGGTCGCACCTCGTGCTCGCGCCCGGTTCGGCTTCGGTGGGTTCGACGTCGGTCAACGTCGCCGTGCCGGGCGAGGGCAACCGGTTCGTGTTCTTCCTGCCGCAGCTCGACGGGCGCGTCTATTTGGGACTCACCGACGAGCCGATCTCCGGTGAGCTCCCCGCCGTCCCGGACGTGCCGGAGTCCGATGTGGACTTCCTGCTGTCGGTCGCTTCTTCGGTGCTCGAACGCCCGCTGACACGCGCCGACGTGATCGGCTCGTACGCCGGGCTGCGCCCCCTCGTCGCGGGCGGCGGTGGCCGCAGCGCGGACCTGTCCCGCAAACACGCAGTCGTCACCGGTTCCGACGGCGTGCTCACGGTCGTCGGCGGCAAGCTCACCACGTACCGGCGGATGGCCGAGGACGCCGTCGACGCGGCGCTCGCGCACTCGGGCCTGCACGCCGGTCCGTCGCGCACTGCACGCCTGCCGCTGCTCGGCGCCGCCCCGCGCTCCCGCCTGTCGCTTGTGGACGCTCCGGCGCGGCTGGTCGCCAAGTACGGCACAGAAGCCCCGCGCGTCGCGGCCCTCGGAGAGGTCGAGCCCGCATTCGCCGCACCGCTGTTCGCGGGCACCGAGATCACCGCCGCCGAGGTCGTGTGGGCCGTGCGCCACGAGGGCGCCCTCAGTGCCGACGACGTCCTCGAACGCCGCACCCGCCTGTCCCTCGTCCAGGCCGACGCCGAAGCCGCGCGGGCGCGCGTGGCCGATCTGGTGGAAAAAGCGCTGGCCGGGCTGTCCTGA
- a CDS encoding TetR/AcrR family transcriptional regulator codes for MDVKRHSRPGETPSALAGARSRQTSARVSDDVLLDAARECVLAVGVRRTTLAEIARTARVSRMTVYRRFPDVRSVLAALMTREFSGLLKHASHAGDDAAHTRERLVLITCAGVSALAADPLFRTLLDVDPELVLPYVVERLGATQIFAEQVLRQLLEAGHRDGSVREAEVTAQARSILLVVQSFAFSLRPATADVDEQALLTEFRHLVDAALKP; via the coding sequence ATGGACGTCAAACGTCACTCCCGACCGGGAGAGACTCCCTCGGCCCTCGCGGGGGCCCGCAGCCGGCAGACCTCGGCGCGCGTCTCCGACGACGTGCTGCTCGACGCCGCCCGGGAGTGCGTGCTCGCCGTCGGTGTCCGGCGCACGACGCTGGCCGAGATCGCGCGCACCGCGCGGGTCAGCCGCATGACCGTGTACCGGCGGTTCCCCGACGTACGCAGTGTGCTCGCCGCGCTCATGACGCGCGAGTTCAGCGGCCTGCTCAAACACGCCAGCCACGCGGGCGACGACGCGGCTCACACACGGGAGCGCCTCGTGCTGATCACGTGCGCCGGGGTCAGCGCGCTGGCGGCCGATCCGCTGTTTCGCACCCTGCTCGACGTCGACCCGGAACTCGTGCTGCCCTACGTCGTGGAGCGGCTCGGCGCCACGCAGATCTTCGCCGAGCAGGTGCTGCGCCAACTGCTCGAGGCGGGACACCGCGACGGCTCGGTGCGCGAGGCCGAGGTCACCGCACAGGCGCGGTCGATCCTGCTGGTCGTGCAGTCGTTCGCCTTCTCGCTGCGCCCGGCCACCGCCGACGTCGACGAGCAGGCGCTGCTCACCGAATTCCGCCACCTCGTCGACGCGGCGCTCAAACCATGA
- a CDS encoding FAD-binding oxidoreductase → MGDLINHRLRQSWTGDGADAASLPDRAVRWLGQRIGPIGADRGRRVDSVPNLADSALPSQAREDLSAVVGSEHVLVGAAERLARAGGLSYLDLLHRRLGDAVPAPDAVVLPASPEQVQAVLEVCVRHDVGVVPFGGGTSVVGGVAALRGDKPAVIALDLVRLDALVSVDAESHVAVLQAGVRGPAAEQLLGEHGFTLGHVPQSFERATIGGFAATRSAGQASSGYGRFEDMVTGVRVATPRGEWRLGVAPASAAGPDLRQLAVGSEGTLGVITEVALRVRPVPASRCYEGYVIDGWAAGSSAMRLLAQNHATADVTRLSDVDETAVSFALNAGWKTAALRAFLRLRGVRHPCLLIVGWEGSLARRRHTARLLRQAGAVRIGTALGESWRHGRFSGPRQRDALMDLGVCVETLETAAYWSRLDDLHDAVRAALTASLGQAIVMCHVSHVYETGASLYFTVLTSRDDRDPVGQWQRAKHAASEAIAGLGTITHHHAVGVDHAPYLAPEIGSLGLSVLRAAKSAVDPTGILNPGKLLA, encoded by the coding sequence GTGGGTGATCTCATAAACCACCGCCTCCGGCAGTCGTGGACCGGCGACGGTGCTGACGCCGCCTCGCTGCCCGATCGGGCGGTCCGGTGGCTCGGCCAGCGTATCGGCCCGATCGGTGCTGATCGAGGGCGTCGGGTCGATTCCGTGCCGAACCTCGCCGATTCTGCCCTTCCCAGCCAGGCTCGGGAGGACCTTTCGGCCGTCGTCGGGTCCGAACACGTCCTCGTCGGCGCCGCGGAGCGGCTCGCCCGGGCCGGTGGTCTGTCCTATCTGGACCTCCTGCACCGCAGGCTGGGCGACGCCGTGCCCGCCCCGGACGCGGTGGTGCTGCCCGCGTCGCCGGAGCAGGTCCAGGCCGTGCTCGAGGTCTGCGTCCGCCACGACGTGGGGGTCGTCCCGTTCGGCGGCGGCACCTCGGTGGTCGGCGGCGTCGCGGCGCTGCGCGGCGACAAGCCGGCGGTGATCGCGCTGGACCTGGTCCGGCTCGACGCGCTGGTGTCGGTGGACGCCGAATCGCACGTCGCCGTGCTGCAGGCCGGCGTGCGCGGGCCGGCCGCGGAGCAGTTGCTCGGCGAACACGGGTTCACCCTCGGTCACGTGCCGCAGTCGTTCGAGCGCGCCACCATCGGCGGCTTCGCGGCGACGCGCTCGGCCGGGCAGGCGTCGTCGGGCTACGGCCGCTTCGAGGACATGGTCACGGGCGTTCGCGTGGCCACGCCGCGGGGGGAGTGGCGGCTCGGCGTGGCGCCTGCGTCGGCCGCCGGACCGGACCTGCGGCAGCTCGCGGTGGGCAGCGAGGGGACGCTCGGCGTGATCACGGAGGTCGCGCTGCGCGTGCGGCCGGTGCCGGCGTCGCGGTGCTACGAGGGCTACGTGATCGACGGCTGGGCCGCGGGCTCGTCGGCGATGCGCCTGCTCGCCCAGAACCACGCGACGGCCGACGTCACGAGGTTGTCCGATGTGGACGAAACGGCCGTGTCGTTCGCCTTGAACGCGGGCTGGAAGACGGCTGCGCTGCGGGCGTTCTTGCGGTTGCGGGGCGTGCGGCACCCGTGCCTGCTGATCGTCGGCTGGGAGGGCTCCCTCGCCCGGCGCCGCCACACGGCCCGGCTGCTGCGCCAAGCCGGTGCCGTGCGCATCGGCACTGCGCTCGGCGAGTCGTGGCGCCACGGCCGGTTCTCGGGTCCCCGGCAGCGGGACGCGCTGATGGACCTGGGTGTCTGCGTCGAAACCCTGGAGACCGCGGCGTACTGGTCTCGGCTGGATGATCTGCACGACGCTGTCCGCGCCGCCCTGACCGCGTCGCTGGGCCAGGCCATCGTGATGTGCCACGTGTCGCACGTCTACGAGACGGGCGCCTCGCTGTACTTCACCGTGCTGACCTCGCGCGACGATCGTGATCCGGTGGGGCAGTGGCAACGCGCGAAACACGCGGCGTCGGAAGCCATCGCCGGCCTCGGCACGATCACGCACCACCACGCGGTCGGGGTGGACCACGCGCCCTACCTGGCGCCGGAGATCGGTTCGCTCGGGCTGTCCGTCCTGCGCGCCGCGAAATCCGCGGTGGACCCGACGGGCATCCTGAACCCCGGAAAACTGCTGGCCTGA
- a CDS encoding gamma-glutamylcyclotransferase translates to MHVDGAGHSLDTAPPGWRERLPVLAYGSNACPSKITWLRGALGLAGPVVAVRARCTGLAAVWASGLRKVDDQRPATLTALPGAEDHFVWFVTPEQRAVLDVCEGRGTRYHLARLDAAVHLEDGTAVPGVHAYVGASPIRYPLLVDGQAVRVADVAQAEAALLLGTPASTHGLRCTVVEPEQIFR, encoded by the coding sequence GTGCACGTCGACGGCGCGGGCCACTCACTGGACACGGCTCCTCCCGGCTGGCGCGAGCGGTTGCCCGTGCTCGCCTACGGATCCAACGCGTGCCCGTCGAAGATCACCTGGCTCCGCGGTGCACTGGGGCTGGCCGGACCCGTCGTCGCGGTCCGCGCGCGGTGCACCGGCCTGGCCGCCGTGTGGGCCTCGGGCCTGCGCAAGGTCGACGACCAGCGCCCGGCCACCCTCACCGCGCTGCCCGGCGCCGAGGACCACTTCGTGTGGTTCGTGACGCCCGAGCAACGCGCGGTGCTCGACGTCTGCGAAGGCCGCGGCACGCGCTACCACCTGGCCCGCCTGGACGCCGCCGTCCACCTCGAAGACGGCACCGCGGTGCCCGGCGTCCACGCCTACGTCGGCGCCTCCCCGATCCGCTACCCCCTCCTGGTGGACGGCCAGGCGGTCCGCGTGGCCGACGTCGCCCAGGCCGAAGCCGCCCTCCTGCTGGGCACACCCGCCTCGACCCACGGCTTGCGCTGCACGGTCGTGGAGCCGGAGCAGATCTTCAGGTGA
- a CDS encoding S-(hydroxymethyl)mycothiol dehydrogenase, with protein sequence MPYEVQGVVSRAKGQPVTLETVVVPDPGPGEAVVSVQACGVCHTDLHYREGGINDEFPFLLGHEAAGRVDKVGEGVTDIAPGDYVILNWRAVCGTCRACKRGKPWYCFSTFNAQQPMTLTDGTKLSPALGIGAFLEKTLVHSGQCTKVNPEAEPAVAGLLGCGVMAGLGAAINTGAVTRGDSVAVIGCGGVGDAAIAGAQLAGATTIIAIDTDDRKLEWAKGFGATHTVNSKGLSEEAVVEAMQDATRSFGPDVVIDAVGRPETWRQAFYGRDLAGTVVLVGVPTPDMKLNDLPLIDFFARGGSLKSSWYGDCLPSRDFPMLVDLYLQGRLPLDKFVTERIGVGDVEQAFERMHHGDVLRSVVEF encoded by the coding sequence ATGCCGTACGAGGTCCAGGGAGTCGTGTCGCGGGCGAAGGGCCAGCCGGTCACGCTGGAGACCGTGGTGGTGCCCGATCCGGGGCCCGGCGAGGCGGTCGTGTCGGTGCAGGCGTGCGGCGTGTGCCACACCGACCTGCACTACCGCGAGGGCGGGATCAACGACGAGTTCCCGTTCCTCCTCGGCCACGAGGCTGCGGGCCGGGTCGACAAGGTCGGCGAAGGGGTCACGGACATCGCGCCCGGTGACTACGTGATCTTGAACTGGCGCGCCGTCTGCGGCACGTGCCGGGCGTGCAAGCGCGGCAAGCCGTGGTACTGCTTCTCCACGTTCAACGCCCAGCAGCCCATGACGCTCACCGACGGCACCAAGCTCTCGCCGGCGCTGGGCATCGGAGCCTTCCTCGAGAAGACACTGGTCCACAGTGGACAGTGTACGAAGGTGAACCCCGAGGCCGAGCCCGCCGTGGCGGGCCTGCTCGGCTGCGGTGTGATGGCGGGCCTCGGCGCGGCCATCAACACCGGCGCCGTGACGCGCGGCGACTCCGTGGCCGTGATCGGCTGCGGCGGCGTGGGCGACGCGGCGATCGCGGGCGCGCAGCTGGCCGGTGCGACCACGATCATCGCGATCGACACCGACGACCGGAAGCTCGAGTGGGCCAAGGGCTTCGGCGCGACGCACACCGTGAACAGCAAGGGCCTCAGCGAAGAAGCCGTGGTCGAAGCGATGCAGGACGCGACGCGCTCGTTCGGCCCCGACGTGGTCATCGACGCCGTCGGGCGGCCCGAGACGTGGCGCCAGGCCTTCTACGGCCGCGACCTCGCGGGCACCGTCGTGCTCGTCGGCGTACCGACGCCCGACATGAAGCTCAACGACCTGCCGCTCATCGACTTCTTCGCCCGCGGCGGCTCGCTCAAGTCGTCCTGGTACGGCGACTGCCTGCCCTCGCGTGATTTCCCCATGCTCGTCGACCTGTACCTGCAGGGCCGGCTGCCGCTGGACAAGTTCGTGACCGAGCGCATCGGCGTCGGCGACGTGGAGCAGGCCTTCGAGCGCATGCACCACGGCGACGTCCTCCGCAGCGTGGTCGAGTTCTGA
- a CDS encoding peptidase C39 family protein yields the protein MRVRGLITLLSIAMVSAGATQVAVAAPAHPADDEAINYHEWSGGSFHAGRLDGLSLGRDGLRITHPAGTVEHSEPGLGTTKTYEYGTWTSPQYRQGFDATQLIASWNALTPAKTWLEVEAKGRTSAGVETTWYVMGRWASGDGDIQRTSVDGQSDDNAAVDVDTLATKTGVTLRSYQLRVNLYREAGTSVTPTLSTLGAMTSHVPDRFDVRTTRPGRARGIELKVPAYAQNIHKGQFPQYGGGGEAWCSPTSTEMVAEYWGKKPSDAQLSWIPSDYADRSVVYAARNTYDYAYDGTGNWPFNTAYAASLGLRGHITRLHDLNELEDYIARGIPVITSQSFLPEELDGAGYGTSGHIMVVVGFTPAGDVIANDPASSSDDRVRNVYKRDQFEKIWQRTKRLRADGSVAGGPGGVVYLVTPA from the coding sequence ATGCGAGTGCGGGGTTTGATCACGCTATTGTCCATCGCCATGGTGTCCGCAGGGGCGACGCAGGTCGCCGTGGCAGCGCCGGCGCACCCGGCCGACGACGAGGCGATCAACTACCACGAGTGGTCCGGCGGTTCGTTCCACGCCGGCCGCCTCGACGGGTTGTCGCTGGGGCGCGACGGGCTGCGCATCACGCACCCGGCGGGCACCGTCGAGCACAGCGAGCCGGGCCTGGGGACGACGAAGACGTACGAGTACGGCACGTGGACCTCGCCGCAGTACCGCCAGGGCTTCGACGCGACGCAGCTCATCGCGTCGTGGAACGCACTGACGCCCGCGAAGACGTGGCTGGAGGTCGAGGCGAAGGGCCGCACGTCGGCCGGGGTGGAGACCACCTGGTACGTGATGGGCCGCTGGGCCAGCGGCGACGGCGACATCCAGCGCACCAGCGTCGACGGCCAGAGCGACGACAACGCGGCTGTGGACGTCGACACGCTGGCCACCAAGACCGGCGTGACTCTGCGGTCGTACCAGCTGCGCGTGAACCTCTACCGCGAAGCCGGCACCTCCGTGACCCCGACCCTCTCGACGCTCGGCGCCATGACCTCGCACGTTCCCGACCGCTTCGACGTCCGCACCACCCGGCCCGGCCGGGCCCGCGGCATCGAGCTCAAGGTGCCGGCGTACGCCCAGAACATCCACAAAGGACAATTTCCGCAGTACGGCGGTGGCGGGGAGGCCTGGTGCAGCCCCACGTCGACGGAGATGGTGGCCGAGTACTGGGGCAAGAAGCCCTCGGACGCGCAGCTGAGCTGGATCCCGTCCGACTACGCCGACCGGTCCGTCGTGTACGCCGCGCGCAACACCTACGACTACGCGTACGACGGCACCGGCAACTGGCCCTTCAACACCGCCTACGCCGCGTCGCTCGGCCTGCGTGGCCACATCACCCGCCTCCACGACCTCAATGAGCTCGAGGACTACATCGCTCGCGGCATCCCGGTCATCACGTCGCAGTCCTTCCTCCCCGAGGAACTCGACGGCGCCGGCTACGGGACGTCGGGCCACATCATGGTGGTCGTCGGCTTCACCCCCGCCGGTGACGTGATCGCCAACGACCCGGCCTCCAGCAGCGACGACCGCGTGCGCAACGTGTACAAGCGCGACCAGTTCGAGAAGATCTGGCAGCGCACGAAGCGCCTGAGGGCGGACGGCAGCGTGGCCGGCGGGCCCGGCGGGGTGGTGTACCTCGTCACCCCGGCGTGA
- a CDS encoding PaaI family thioesterase translates to MTDPEGTQLFHRTMPFSERLGVEVLAHTKDLVRSRLKWDESLCTLGGVLHGGVLMSLADATGAVCAFLNLPEGAQGTTTLESKTNFLRAVRSGYAVASSRPLHTGRRVVVVETEIRDDDEKLVAKVTQTQAVL, encoded by the coding sequence ATGACCGATCCCGAGGGCACGCAGCTGTTCCACCGCACCATGCCGTTCAGCGAACGGCTCGGCGTCGAGGTGCTCGCGCACACCAAGGACCTCGTCCGCAGCCGCCTGAAGTGGGACGAATCCCTCTGCACCCTCGGTGGCGTCCTCCACGGCGGCGTGCTCATGTCCCTGGCCGACGCGACGGGCGCCGTCTGCGCCTTCCTCAACCTGCCCGAGGGCGCCCAGGGCACGACCACGCTCGAGTCGAAGACGAACTTCCTGCGCGCCGTCCGTTCGGGCTACGCCGTTGCATCGTCCAGACCACTGCACACGGGCCGCCGGGTGGTCGTGGTGGAGACGGAGATCCGGGATGACGACGAGAAGCTGGTCGCGAAGGTGACCCAAACGCAAGCCGTCCTCTAG
- a CDS encoding DUF4190 domain-containing protein, protein MTDPYHQPHGEGQYYGADGYPVPQQPQSAPLPVPYNPYTGPQPMPYPSGYGMPLRTSGLAVAGMVVGIIALLTFWVPFFDVVVAVTAIGLSWAGMAQGARPGYTGQGMGVAGLVCGIIAAIPAVIFLVLFFVAIAATSTECALYC, encoded by the coding sequence ATGACCGATCCCTACCACCAGCCCCACGGCGAGGGCCAGTACTACGGGGCCGACGGTTATCCCGTGCCGCAGCAGCCCCAGTCGGCGCCGCTGCCGGTGCCGTACAACCCGTACACGGGCCCGCAGCCGATGCCGTACCCGTCGGGGTACGGGATGCCGCTGCGCACGAGCGGGCTCGCGGTCGCGGGGATGGTCGTCGGGATCATCGCGCTGCTCACGTTCTGGGTGCCGTTCTTCGACGTCGTCGTGGCGGTCACCGCGATCGGGCTGTCGTGGGCCGGGATGGCGCAGGGCGCGCGGCCCGGCTACACCGGTCAGGGCATGGGCGTCGCGGGGCTCGTGTGCGGGATCATCGCCGCGATCCCGGCGGTGATCTTCCTGGTGCTGTTCTTCGTGGCGATCGCCGCGACGAGCACGGAGTGCGCGCTCTACTGCTGA